The following proteins come from a genomic window of Thermodesulforhabdaceae bacterium:
- a CDS encoding 4Fe-4S dicluster domain-containing protein translates to MMDKNKLEQQITVDCSFMKELERFGLDKAYDCFNCGTCVAVCPLGADHFPREIIRYAQLGAKGKIIEKAYELWRCLHCGLCIHTCPRGADPGELIMGLRRYMIHLWRKQNHV, encoded by the coding sequence ATGATGGACAAGAATAAGCTGGAACAACAAATAACGGTGGATTGCTCCTTCATGAAAGAACTTGAACGGTTCGGACTGGACAAAGCATACGATTGTTTCAACTGTGGCACCTGTGTGGCAGTTTGTCCGCTGGGAGCGGATCATTTCCCAAGAGAAATTATTCGTTACGCTCAACTTGGGGCTAAAGGGAAAATCATAGAAAAAGCATACGAACTCTGGCGATGCCTCCACTGCGGATTGTGTATTCATACCTGTCCCAGGGGCGCAGATCCGGGGGAACTTATTATGGGGCTCCGCCGTTATATGATTCATCTCTGGAGGAAACAAAATCATGTATGA
- a CDS encoding CoB--CoM heterodisulfide reductase iron-sulfur subunit A family protein — MCERKDLPRVGVYICHCGGNISDHVDVEALRVRVKSLPGVTIARDHSFMCSDPGQELILKDLQEGKIDRVVIASCSPSLHEATFRSVLVQAGVNPYLYEHANIREQVSWVHHGEAATRKAFSLIAAATEKARLLEPLEPIRIEATAHATVIGGGVAGMRAALDLANQGIAVALIEKTPFLGGRVASLDHLAPAGESAPDLILRLARSIASHPLISVYTCARVIGFDGYVGNFSLTVEITPPADLAGYCAPGKDLNKLSECVTSVPSKGVLIGKISREHSLEKIKTGAIILATGFKPYTPYKGEYGYGEFPEVITLPQLIEILRNGCGCGSTLFLSGRPIRSMVIIHCVGSRQIPGVHDEGERGYLNEYCSRVCCSASLNAALRIRERYPGTKVFELYRDIRTYGRWQEDLYRNASHNKVVFIRFEPEDPPVVERPSDVSPMPLVVRVKDTLTFGEEVSIPADLVVLAVGMEPNDINDLINLMKLPVGSDRFLLEVHPKLRPVELRTEGIFLAGTCQAPMDVGESCNAASAAASKAAILLGKGYVELDPFVAEVDPEKCEGTGACVEACLRKGAIELVEEERDGRIVRKARVIPALCLGCGACVAVCPTGAIQVRGATLYQYEAMVDAIVSSDAV; from the coding sequence CTTATTCTAAAGGATTTGCAGGAAGGAAAAATCGACAGAGTGGTGATAGCTTCTTGCTCTCCCAGCCTCCACGAAGCGACCTTCAGGAGCGTGTTAGTTCAAGCCGGAGTCAATCCATATCTTTACGAGCATGCCAATATTCGTGAACAGGTAAGCTGGGTGCATCATGGCGAAGCAGCCACTCGCAAAGCCTTTTCTCTCATAGCTGCCGCCACCGAAAAGGCAAGGCTTCTTGAGCCGCTTGAACCTATCCGGATCGAAGCGACAGCTCATGCCACCGTCATAGGAGGGGGCGTTGCCGGCATGAGGGCGGCTCTCGATCTTGCCAATCAGGGCATTGCCGTAGCGCTTATCGAAAAAACTCCATTCTTGGGGGGGCGAGTCGCCTCGCTAGATCATCTTGCTCCTGCAGGGGAGTCCGCCCCGGATTTGATTCTCAGGCTAGCCAGAAGTATTGCTTCTCACCCGCTCATCTCCGTTTATACCTGCGCTCGAGTAATTGGATTTGATGGCTATGTCGGGAATTTTTCCCTGACAGTTGAAATTACTCCACCGGCTGATTTGGCAGGATACTGTGCGCCTGGGAAGGATCTTAACAAGCTTTCTGAATGTGTAACCTCTGTCCCTTCTAAAGGAGTTCTTATCGGCAAAATATCTCGGGAGCATTCTCTGGAAAAAATCAAAACGGGAGCCATTATTCTTGCAACCGGATTTAAGCCTTACACGCCTTATAAGGGCGAATATGGCTATGGTGAATTTCCGGAAGTAATTACTCTGCCCCAGCTTATTGAAATTCTCAGGAACGGCTGTGGCTGCGGATCGACTCTCTTTTTATCAGGACGCCCGATAAGAAGCATGGTCATTATTCACTGCGTGGGGAGTCGTCAAATTCCAGGGGTTCACGATGAAGGTGAACGGGGATACTTAAATGAGTATTGCTCCCGAGTTTGCTGTTCAGCATCTCTTAATGCGGCTTTAAGGATTAGAGAGCGTTATCCCGGGACAAAGGTTTTTGAGCTTTACCGCGATATTCGGACCTACGGTCGCTGGCAAGAAGATTTGTATCGGAATGCTTCTCACAACAAGGTGGTTTTCATAAGATTTGAACCGGAAGATCCTCCTGTGGTGGAACGCCCGTCGGATGTTTCACCAATGCCTCTAGTTGTTCGAGTCAAAGATACGCTGACTTTTGGGGAAGAAGTGTCTATTCCTGCCGATCTGGTTGTGCTCGCCGTTGGCATGGAACCAAACGACATAAACGACCTCATAAATCTTATGAAACTTCCCGTGGGATCCGATAGATTTTTACTGGAAGTCCATCCGAAACTTCGTCCTGTTGAACTTCGCACGGAGGGTATCTTTTTAGCCGGAACATGTCAGGCGCCAATGGATGTTGGGGAATCCTGCAACGCCGCATCGGCTGCGGCTTCTAAGGCAGCTATCCTCCTTGGTAAAGGCTATGTAGAACTCGATCCATTTGTTGCAGAGGTTGATCCAGAAAAGTGCGAAGGAACCGGTGCCTGTGTGGAAGCCTGTCTTAGAAAAGGGGCAATTGAACTTGTTGAAGAAGAGCGAGACGGCAGGATTGTGCGTAAAGCTCGTGTAATTCCGGCACTCTGTCTTGGTTGTGGAGCCTGCGTGGCGGTATGCCCAACGGGGGCGATTCAGGTAAGAGGAGCCACCCTTTACCAGTATGAAGCCATGGTGGATGCGATTGTTTCAAGTGATGCGGTGTAG